In the Leptotrichia sp. oral taxon 223 genome, TTTTTTATCCCTATTCAACACTGAATAGGCTTTAATTTCAATCAATTCTGTCGCCATTACCAGAAATTCAACTTTAATTTTTAGATTTAATTCTTTTTGTACATGAATATAATTCAAATAATCGTCTATTATTTGTGAAATATTTATCGCATTTATATCCATTTTCTTTTTTTCGATTAGATGAATAAGCAAGTCAAGAGGTCCTTCAAAATTTTCAATTTTTATTTGTATTATATTTTCCATATTTTACCTATTTTTCTTTTTGATATTTCTTGCGCCAGTATGATATTTTATTTTTCCAGTAATCTACATCCTTGCCTATCTGCTCTTTCAACTCATCCACTGATCCAAATTTTTTTTCGTGCCGAATATTTTCCAAAATTTCAATAAAAATAACTTTTCCATAAATATCTTTATTAAAGTCAAAAATATTAGTTTCAACACTCAATACACCTACATCAACTGTAGGATTTCGTCCAATATTCATAACTCCGTTATAAACTTTTTCATCATCTTGAATACGGATTTTTACACCATAAACTCCAAATTTAGGATAAATTTTATTTTCAAACCGTAAATTTGCCGTAGGAAAACCAATTACACGTCCAAGCTGCTTTCCGTAAACAACTTCTCCAAGAATGATAAAATTATGCCCAAGAAGTTTTCTAACTTTCTCAAAATTTCCTTCCTTGATGTAGCTCCTAACTCTTGTGCTGCTTATAATTTCTCCATTTTCATCCAAAATTGGTTCTTGTACATTTAATTTTATATTTTTTTCTCTTAACAATTTTTTAAGTGTTTCAGCACTCCCGGACTTCCCTTTTCCAAAAGTAAAATTAAAGCCGCAGTAAACTTCATTCGCATTTAAAATATCCACAAGGACTTTTTCTACAAACTCTTCAGGCGTATAATTCCTAACTTTCTCAAACTGCTCCAAATAGAGATAATCAATTCCATTTTCATTTAACAAATACGCCTTTTCTGAGCAAGTCGTTATTTTAGTCTGCTGATTTTTGGGATATTCACTAAAAGTATAAACTATTGTCTTCAATTTTTTTTCTTTAGCCTCTTTCACGGCTTTTTGTAAAATTATCTGATGTCCAATGTGAACGCCATCAAAATTTCCCAAAATAACAATATTTTTATTCTGTTTTATTTCTTTAAGATTTTTATCATAATCAGTAAATTCCAAATCATCATTATATTCCACAATATCCTTTACTTCGGACAAATTTTCTGTAATAAATTTCATTATTAAATCTCGTTCCTTTTTTATTTAATCAATTCACTTACTAGATTTTATCACAATTTCAGTTTATACTCAACCCTTTTAATATCAAACGAATAAAATTAAATAATCTTAGAATAAAAAAAATGAAGAATAATAAAAAATAGCCACAAACTCGTAAATTTATTTTGAGCCAGCGACTATAATTTCTGTTTAATTTTTTCTAATTTTCTATTTTTTTTCTTTTGGCGCTTCTTCAGTAACTTTTTTTTCTTTTTTTTCTACTAATGATGAATTTGATGTATTTTTAGATTCTTCTTTTATAAGAGCAATTTTCATTTTCTTTCTTCCTTCAAATACACCGCCTTCCTGAATTACAAATAAAGCCGAAGTTATTGTAGCATAGGCCTTTCCAGTGCTTCCTATTTCAACTTTAGTAGCTGCAATTTCTCCTGATACTTCTCCGTCTACAATTACATTTTCAGCTGTAACATTTCCTTTTACTATTCCTGTTTTTCCAATATGAACAAGTTTGTTCCCTTTAATATCTCCATTTAGGACACCGTCCATCTTGAATAGAGAGTTTGATTCGATAGTTCCTGTTATTGTTGTTTCCATTGAAATTGTGCTGACACCATGTACATTTTCTTCATTGTTTGCAGAAAATTGGCTACTAAGAGTCGCTGTTTCTTTTTTTTCTTTTACTTTATTACTAGAAAATATTGCCATTTTTACTCCTTTCTTGAAATTAAATTAATTTTTATTGTGAAATTACTCATAATGTTATTGTACTACATTTTCTTTATTTTTTCAAATGTTTTTTTAATATTTTGATGTTAACTTAAAAAATTTTATTCATATACTTAGAAATATTATCAATTACATCTGTTGCATTAACAATATACTGGCTTTTCACCAATTCATCTGCAATTTTACCATGCAAATATGCCCCAATAGCGGCAGACTGCAGCAAACTATACTTCTGTCCAGCAAGTGAACATATTATTCCTGTTAGACAGTCTCCCATTCCACCATTTGCCATATGTGAATTTCCTGTACTGTTTACAAAAAGTCTTTCTCCATCCGTAATAATTGTATTTTTACCTTTTAACAAAAGAGTTGCTCCATATTTTTTTGCAAAGTTCTTTGTTATTTCAAATTTATTTTTATTAATTTCTTCTGGGGAAAATCCTGTCAGTCGTGAAAATTCAACCAAATGTGGCGTCAAAATGCTTCTATTTCTTATTTTTTCAAAAAGTTCCCTGTTTTCTGCAAGCAAATTTAACGCATCTGCATCTAATATCAGTTTTATTGTATTCCCTTTATTGTTTTTCTCAATGCTGATCAATTTTTTAAAAATTGTAAGTACTTCCTGACTTTTCCCAATTCCTGGTCCAATTGCAATTACATCGCAGTTTAAAATTTCATTTTTTAATTTTTCGAGATTTCCATTTATATTGTCAAAATTAATTGGAAAACTCATAGCTTCTGGTACAAATATATTTAATGAAAAGTTATTTTTATCAGTAATCACAGTTGTAAGTCCTGCTCCACTTCTCACACACGATTTTGCCACAATATTCCCTGCACCATAAAATCCACTGCTTCCAGCAAAAATCAATGCTTTTCCAAAATCTCCCTTATGGGAATCTTCGTTTCTTTTTATATGAAAACTCTTTACCATTTCAGGTGTCAAATAATATTCATCAACTAAATGATTGATATTATTTTCATTCAATCCAATGTTTTCAATAATGACTTTTCCTAAACAGCTTTTTATTTTTGGATTTAAAAATCCTTTTTTGTATGTAACAAACGAAATTGTAATATTGGCTTTAACTGAAATCCCCATAATTTCTCCAGTATCTCCATTAATTCCAGATGGAATGTCAATTGAATAAATAGCCTTGCTGTTTCCTGCTACGTTGATTTTTTCGATAATTTCCCGATAAATTCCTTTTATTTCTGAATTTAGTCCTGTTCCAAAAATACCTTCAATTACAATATCACATTCTAAAAGCAACTTATCCAGTTCCTTTATTTTATAAAATATTTCAATTCCCATATTTTTACAAATTTCATAATTTACAAGGCAGTCATGACTCATATTTTCATTGCTTATGCAAAAAATTTTAACATTTTTATTTTTTGAAAATAATTGCCGTGCAATCGCATAGCCATCACCACCGTTATTCCCTTTGCCACAAATGATAAGAAAGTTATTTTCATTTTCATCAATATGTTTTACAAAAGAAATAGCAGCATTTTCCATAAGCACGATGCCTGGTATTTTTAATTCATTTATCGCGAAACTGTCAATTTTTCTTGTAGTTTCATTTCCACCCAATAACATTTTTATCGCCTCTTTTATTTTTTTCTTTTACATTTCATCAAAGCCAAAGTGCATATAGTCTCGTGTTCTAAAGTTTGCTCCCCAAATCCATCCTCTTTTTGTAAAAGCTCGTACTACATCGCCATCAGGTTTTATAGAATACGGATTGCTATTTGGCTCCCAGCTTTTTCCAACAATAGCTTTTCCATTACTGTTCACCTGTGGATTTTCTTCAGGATTTAAATCTATTGCTCGCCCTGTACTGTGTAAACTTTTTAAGCTCCCACGCCAAGAATATCCAATTAACCTTTTTATTGGAAATTTTTCCTTTCCTTTATGTATCTCGTGAAAAATCTCCTTTACCTCATCAGCCAGAACATCCAAAACTTGAAATCTCTCTCTATCAGAAATCTTTTTCCCATCCTTCAACCGCCAGACAGGCACTTCTACCCAGACTAACCTTTCTTCAGCTTCTGCTCTTGTTGAAACATCTCTTATTCTATCCTTAACCCTTTGTTTCAATTCAGAATCTGGATCAGGATTCTCAACCTTTCGCTTAGATCTAAAAGAATATAGATTTTCATAAATATTATTTGCTGTACTTAAAGTTGCTGCTGAAAGTATTAATGCAGTTAGTAATGTAAACTGTTTTATTCTTTTTTTTAAATTTATTTTATTCATTATAATTACCATTCCTTTATTTTTAATTCAATTATGCTCCCATAATTTTAAAGTATTTTTTAAATTTTTTCTTTATCAAAAGCTTCATAAATAACCATATATTTAATTTTATCCAATATTTTTTTCAAATCCATTTCAGAAATTTTGCTTTTTATAACAACATTTTTAGGAATATACAGCATTTTTAAATTTTTAATATACTGAACATATTCAATATTTTTAATCCGATTTTTTCTATAAATACAAACATCTTCCAAATTTTTCAATTTATTAAGTTCTTTAATGTCAATAATGTCATAATTTTCATCATCATAAGAAAAATCCTTGATTTGATTTCTAGTTATCGGATTTATTTCTTCAATATAATCTGTATGAATATTTTCGATTTTATTTAACGAAATGAACCATTTTAAATATCCGTACATAAAACTGTTGCTGTTACCCTGCCTTCTAATGCACGTTCTTTTTGAAATTTCATCCAGCTTGACTAATCCCATAATTCTATTGACATTTTCAAATATTTCACTTTGCTTTGCCTCTAAATCGTAAGATTCAAAATCCGAATTTTGATTTCCCATAGATTTATTAAACTTTTTAAAATTTTTTACAATATCTTTCCCCTCATCATATTCTCCAGAACAGTTTGAAAATATTTCAGATTTCATATTCAGATAATATTCATTATTAACTTTCACAATATTGCTATCCTTTTTTATTTCTTCTTCTAAATTTATTCCATACATTTTGTATCTTTCTTCCAGAGATTTCATTGTAAAATCTTTCCTGTTTACCAAAATATCTTTAACATTTTTATCAATTTCATCCTTTTTTAGAATTTCACTTTTTTCAGGAAAAATACTTCCTTTAATCACATTTACTCCCTGTACCCCTAAATCATTTTCAGAAGTTATTAAATGCTTTAAAACAATTTTATTATTATTTTCTTTTTCTAAAATCGTGCTTTCATTTAGGTTTAGTTCCAAAAGATTCTCAATTTCATTAACCTTATGGAAATTTTTAATATTTACATTGTTTAAAGTAAGTTTAATAATATTTTTCAAATTTGAAATTTTAGAAATATCTGCTTCCTCATCATTTTTGCCATCCACAGAGATGTAATAAACCTTTTCCTGCGATTTTGAAGATAAATTTTTAAAATCCTCAAAATTGACATTATAAAAACTTTTTGCACCAATAAAGAACTTTATCTGTCTGCCAACACTTTTATTAAAATCTTTTGAAGAAACAATTTTTTCATTCATAACTTTTTCAAGCAGTACGAAATCTTTAAAATCACTTTTTGCTTTAAAATTTATATCTTTATCAAGTTTTATAAAATAAGTGCCATTTTTTAATTTAAGATTTCCATTTTTCTTCAGTTCCTGTTTCAAATCTATCCCAAATCGTAAATAAGTATTTTCCAGCTCATTTGCAGAATATTCAAATTTTATCTTATTTTCTTTTCTGATGTTAGAAACAATTTTTACAGAAATAATTATAAAAATAAACATACAACATATTACAAAGAGTATTAATATATTTTTTTTATTTTATTATTTTCCTTTTTTAAATCTCAAAATCCTTAAACTCTTCACCA is a window encoding:
- a CDS encoding M15 family metallopeptidase — protein: MNKINLKKRIKQFTLLTALILSAATLSTANNIYENLYSFRSKRKVENPDPDSELKQRVKDRIRDVSTRAEAEERLVWVEVPVWRLKDGKKISDRERFQVLDVLADEVKEIFHEIHKGKEKFPIKRLIGYSWRGSLKSLHSTGRAIDLNPEENPQVNSNGKAIVGKSWEPNSNPYSIKPDGDVVRAFTKRGWIWGANFRTRDYMHFGFDEM
- a CDS encoding NAD(P)H-hydrate dehydratase; its protein translation is MLLGGNETTRKIDSFAINELKIPGIVLMENAAISFVKHIDENENNFLIICGKGNNGGDGYAIARQLFSKNKNVKIFCISNENMSHDCLVNYEICKNMGIEIFYKIKELDKLLLECDIVIEGIFGTGLNSEIKGIYREIIEKINVAGNSKAIYSIDIPSGINGDTGEIMGISVKANITISFVTYKKGFLNPKIKSCLGKVIIENIGLNENNINHLVDEYYLTPEMVKSFHIKRNEDSHKGDFGKALIFAGSSGFYGAGNIVAKSCVRSGAGLTTVITDKNNFSLNIFVPEAMSFPINFDNINGNLEKLKNEILNCDVIAIGPGIGKSQEVLTIFKKLISIEKNNKGNTIKLILDADALNLLAENRELFEKIRNRSILTPHLVEFSRLTGFSPEEINKNKFEITKNFAKKYGATLLLKGKNTIITDGERLFVNSTGNSHMANGGMGDCLTGIICSLAGQKYSLLQSAAIGAYLHGKIADELVKSQYIVNATDVIDNISKYMNKIF
- a CDS encoding polymer-forming cytoskeletal protein, translating into MAIFSSNKVKEKKETATLSSQFSANNEENVHGVSTISMETTITGTIESNSLFKMDGVLNGDIKGNKLVHIGKTGIVKGNVTAENVIVDGEVSGEIAATKVEIGSTGKAYATITSALFVIQEGGVFEGRKKMKIALIKEESKNTSNSSLVEKKEKKVTEEAPKEKK
- a CDS encoding bifunctional riboflavin kinase/FAD synthetase, whose amino-acid sequence is MKFITENLSEVKDIVEYNDDLEFTDYDKNLKEIKQNKNIVILGNFDGVHIGHQIILQKAVKEAKEKKLKTIVYTFSEYPKNQQTKITTCSEKAYLLNENGIDYLYLEQFEKVRNYTPEEFVEKVLVDILNANEVYCGFNFTFGKGKSGSAETLKKLLREKNIKLNVQEPILDENGEIISSTRVRSYIKEGNFEKVRKLLGHNFIILGEVVYGKQLGRVIGFPTANLRFENKIYPKFGVYGVKIRIQDDEKVYNGVMNIGRNPTVDVGVLSVETNIFDFNKDIYGKVIFIEILENIRHEKKFGSVDELKEQIGKDVDYWKNKISYWRKKYQKEK